One window of the Triticum dicoccoides isolate Atlit2015 ecotype Zavitan chromosome 3B, WEW_v2.0, whole genome shotgun sequence genome contains the following:
- the LOC119277524 gene encoding 40S ribosomal protein S15a-1 has product MVRVSVLNDALKSMYNAEKRGKRQVMIRPSSKVIIKFLIVMQKHGYIGEFEYVDDHRSGKIVVELNGRLNKCGVISPRFDVGVKEIEGWTARLLPSRQFGYIVLTTSAGIMDHEEARRKNVGGKVLGFFY; this is encoded by the exons ATGGTGAGAGTCAGTGTGCTGAACGATGCTCTCAAGAGCATGTACAACGCTGAGAAGCGTGGGAAGAGGCAGGTCATGATCAGGCCTTCTTCCAAGGTCATTATCAAGTTCCTTATCGTCATGCAGAAGCATG GATACATTGGCGAGTTTGAGTATGTTGATGATCACAGGTCTGGCAAGATCGTGGTTGAATTGAATGGCAGGCTGAACAAGTGTGGTGTCATCAGTCCTCGCTTTGATGTTGGTGTCAAGGAGATTGAGGGATGGACTGCAAGGCTCCTTCCTTCTCGTCAG TTTGGTTACATCGTGCTGACAACCTCTGCTGGGATCATGGACCATGAGGAGGCAAGGCGTAAGAATGTTGGTGGCAAGGTGCTAGGCTTTTTCTACTGA